A window of Argopecten irradians isolate NY chromosome 14, Ai_NY, whole genome shotgun sequence contains these coding sequences:
- the LOC138308253 gene encoding uncharacterized protein, translated as MMVKARRPENSTDGARYRDNLTEMKTSHQNPDAHQRSGIQTEKLSEAVGGILNSEKEDKSVLFPHDVVKGDDESNCSEIGDGVLDTKSSSRVLPKVYRSLSEYSNPQTAFEIEKESFSGAGCGVPVFQSVLCLRNNVNGNEESIHFGSENGDFDTKSSSRVPPKLGRSLSLNEEKNCSVDLTQKDHERPEGRSENFNFALKYKEEPTWTSKPEVVSKSKIRLSKKASCEQPVERELEPTIGRDNTIPEESLETCSDVGDVARVISGSAGSSIRNCPLLQTAKNPAYIEKYCQLKKTVKINHKQRFETDIDCTEDNSCFHPKMNHDWIKHDTKTVQIYNYAASRTGHLWVRERNSNVYRESGTCSHIGNGFVLTCYHCIEEILFSRFGWMYEQCLEQDLVVTFPEIGSEKLHHGSNVIKYAFEPTLFSHSEDLDYAVLRMNPSNWESLPPHYTNHTNTTLDKEIPVYIAGYQLHPDYYYGKFKTDARALKLPKKSINLDKVQNWSKKLKNNFQSNITKINNQKDPWHSTYYPVKQCERFIPVLSSLIQGASGGFGLTLHPEAEFKPVVNFMYRAGYPKFYYNSFLDNGSSSVCEDRLAIQNGFSPCWTFQEGVPIGKILDDVKNSPFESLKALQFLISNI; from the exons ATGATGGTGAAGGCTCGAAGGCCAGAAAATTCTACCGATGGAGCGAGGTACCGGGATAATCTCACAGAAATGAAAACTTCTCATCAAAACCCCGACGCTCATCAGAGAAGTGGAATTCAGACAGAG aAACTGTCAGAAGCTGTAGGTGGTATCCTTAACAGCGAGAAAGAAGACAAATCTGTATTATTCCCACATGATGTTGTGAAGGGCGATGATGAGAGCAACTGTTCAGAAATTGGGGATGGAGTTCTTGATACAAAATCTTCAAGCCGTGTTCTTCCAAAGGTCTACAGATCTCTGTCAGAATACTCCAATCCGCAAACAgcttttgaaattgaaaaggag TCATTCTCAGGAGCTGGATGTGGTGTTCCTGTCTTCCAATCTGTATTATGTCTGCGTAATAATGTGAATGGCAACGAGGAGAGCATCCATTTTGGAAGTGAGAATGGAGACTTTGACACAAAATCTTCTAGTCGTGTTCCTCCAAAATTGGGCAGATCCTTGTCATTAAATGAAGAAAAGAACTGTTCAGTTGACTTAACCCAAAAAGACCATGAAAGGCCTGAAGGGAGGAGTGAAAATTTTAACTTTGCTTTGAAATATAAAGAGGAACCAACATGGACATCTAAACCAGAAGTTGTTAGTAAGAGTAAAATAAGACTTAGCAAAAAGGCTTCATGTGAACAACCAGTTGAAAGGGAGTTAGAACCAACGATTGGCAGAGACAATACAATTCCTGAGGAAAGCTTGGAAACATGTTCAGATGTTGGAGATGTTGCTCGTGTCATAAGTGGTTCAGCTGGAAGCAGTATCAGAAATTGTCCGTTGCTGCAAACAGCAAAGAATCCTGCTTACATAGAAAAATATTGTCAGTTGAAGAAAACTGTTAAAATCAATCATAAGCAGAGATTTGAAACTGATATTGATTGTACCGAGGACAATAGTTGTTTCCATCCGAAGATGAACCACGATTGGATCAAGCATGATACCAAGACAGTGCAGATTTACAACTATGCAGCGTCACGAACTGGACATCTATGGGTTCGGGAaagaaattcaaatgtttacaGAGAGAGTGGAACATGCTCCCATATTGGAAATGGTTTTGTCTTGACCTGCTATCACTgtatagaggaaatattattttcaaggTTTGGATGGATGTATGAACAATGTTTGGAACAAGATCTGGTGGTTACATTTCCAGAAATCGGTTCTGAAAAACTACATCATGGAAGTAATGTGATCAAATATGCCTTTGAACCCACACTTTTTTCACACAGTGAGGACTTGGACTATGCTGTCCTTCGCATGAATCCGAGCAATTGGGAATCCCTTCCTCCTCACTATACCAACCACACAAATACAACATTGGACAAAGAAATCCCTGTCTACATCGCCGGTTACCAACTTCATCCGGATTACTACTACGGCAAATTTAAGACTGATGCACGGGCGCTTAAACTACCTAAAAAGTCAATCAACTTAGATAAGGTTCAAAACTGGAGTAAGAAGctcaaaaacaattttcaatCCAACATAACCAAGATTAACAACCAGAAGGATCCTTGGCATTCGACCTATTACCCAGTGAAGCAATGTGAACGTTTCATTCCTGTTTTATCATCACTAATCCAGGGCGCTTCTGGAGGATTCGGACTGACTCTGCATCCAGAAGCTGAATTTAAACCAGTTGTGAACTTCATGTATCGTGCAGGATACCCAAAATTCTACTACAATAGCTTTCTTGACAATGGTAGTTCGAGTGTGTGTGAAGATCGTCTCGCCATTCAAAATGGCTTCTCTCCGTGTTGGACATTTCAGGAAGGTGTACCAATAGGAAAGATTCTGGATGATGTAAAAAATTCTCCATTCGAATCTTTAAAAGCTCTCCAATTTCTGATCTCAAATATTTAG